A genomic window from Chlorobium phaeobacteroides DSM 266 includes:
- a CDS encoding tetratricopeptide repeat protein, which translates to MLSPLILIPSADLLDNHPYLSSQAKELSQAYAEKKVVTDNQLKPIGSALWSALGDGVELQQAKHQAGQSILPIVIESDIPAILQLPWEMLWHPEYGFLALHKEFTLSRSSPAIKVHMPDIETGPLRILLFSSLPDDLDETDQLQIEEEQAGVLEALGPWLQSGHVVIEMPDDGRFSLFEELLHSFRPHLVWLSGHGVFSKDLLNHNHKGYFLFEDEESGNGSLVDENTLAGAFSGTAVQGVILSACQSGKAISSDLNNGLMYALAQKGIPHVIGMRESIFDRAGVQFAKTFFSGLLQKREIAQALQQARQAITMPMRDDEHAKRYRYADLSFGQWCLPMLLSREHNRSIIDWHFMPQPMGAVNRRNRSVKQLSLPERFIGRRRELRKIQQNFRNNQEKVLLLIGAGGMGKTAFAGKLLDTLKSDGYEVFYISIHPNHDWRKTISSRIPFSLDDKRRPVYDNEISDIHDIVDRAECLFVLLLEQFDGKVALLYDNIESVQDPLTCAITDRDLQRLIDLSLSMQEDGLHVLLTSRWALPEWKEPVHPLGKPVYRDFLAVAQQQKLPKSFLRESKRLRKAYDVLNGNYRALEFFSAALQNMDAGEEEVFLQQLQKAEAEIQVDMALEKVWRHRTAEEQELLRRMTAFEVPVALEGVQKIAMLDPQQPVEAMETLLSVSLIERYYNPKWKTDEFLVSSLVRSWLEKQGVAKPEQELLQQAATYHEWLLEYERNTLDQAITTHTALMSAGMDEKAHRITLDWIVGPMNMAGMYQTLLQTWLLPACNSADQQTLAEALGQTGKQYHHVGEYDTALEYLKRSLAICEEIGDKKGEGATLNNISQIYDARGEYDTALEYLKRSLAIRQEIGDKQGEGVTLNNISQIYHARGEYDSALEYLKRSLAIRQEIGDKQGEGTTLNNLSGIYHARGEYDSALEYLKRSLAIRQEIGDKQGEGATLNNISLIYRVRGEYDSALEYLKRSLAIQQEIGDKQGEGTTLNNISLIYHARGDYETALEYLKRSLAIRQEIGDSSGLCATLFNMGHIYYQNKDLSNAVLSWVKVYRIASNINLAQALQALAALAPRHGLPEGLEGWEMLAKQMDEQQKQS; encoded by the coding sequence ATGCTATCACCCCTGATCCTCATCCCGTCAGCAGACCTGCTCGACAACCATCCGTATCTTTCCAGTCAGGCAAAAGAGCTTTCGCAAGCCTATGCTGAAAAAAAGGTCGTGACCGACAACCAGTTGAAACCAATCGGCAGTGCGCTCTGGTCGGCGCTTGGTGACGGGGTAGAGCTTCAGCAGGCGAAACACCAGGCCGGACAGTCAATCCTGCCCATCGTCATCGAGAGCGACATCCCGGCAATCCTGCAACTGCCATGGGAGATGCTTTGGCATCCGGAATACGGGTTTCTTGCCCTGCACAAGGAGTTTACGCTTTCGCGCAGCAGCCCGGCCATCAAGGTGCACATGCCGGATATCGAAACCGGACCGCTGCGCATCCTGCTTTTTTCATCGTTGCCCGACGATCTCGACGAAACCGATCAGTTGCAGATCGAGGAGGAGCAGGCTGGTGTGCTCGAAGCACTTGGCCCATGGTTGCAGAGTGGCCATGTGGTGATCGAAATGCCTGACGACGGACGGTTCAGCCTGTTCGAAGAACTACTGCACTCGTTCAGGCCTCACCTCGTCTGGCTCAGTGGTCACGGGGTATTCAGTAAAGACCTGCTGAACCATAACCATAAAGGGTATTTCCTGTTTGAGGACGAAGAGAGCGGCAACGGGTCACTCGTTGACGAGAATACCCTTGCCGGAGCATTCAGCGGCACCGCCGTGCAGGGGGTGATCCTCTCGGCCTGCCAGAGCGGCAAGGCAATTTCCTCCGACCTGAACAACGGCCTGATGTACGCGCTTGCGCAGAAGGGCATCCCCCATGTCATTGGAATGCGGGAGTCCATCTTTGACCGTGCTGGCGTTCAGTTCGCCAAAACTTTTTTTTCCGGTCTGCTGCAGAAGCGGGAGATAGCACAGGCGCTGCAGCAAGCCCGTCAGGCCATCACGATGCCAATGCGGGACGACGAGCATGCAAAACGGTACCGCTACGCCGACCTCTCGTTCGGTCAGTGGTGCCTGCCGATGCTGCTGAGCAGAGAGCATAACCGGTCGATCATCGATTGGCATTTCATGCCGCAGCCGATGGGTGCGGTGAACAGAAGGAATAGAAGTGTCAAGCAACTCTCATTGCCGGAAAGATTTATCGGGCGTCGTCGGGAATTGCGAAAGATCCAGCAAAACTTCAGAAACAATCAGGAAAAAGTGTTATTGCTCATTGGTGCAGGAGGTATGGGCAAAACAGCGTTTGCCGGCAAACTCCTTGATACCCTCAAGTCTGATGGTTATGAGGTGTTTTATATTTCAATACATCCGAATCACGATTGGCGAAAAACAATATCATCGCGAATACCATTTTCACTCGATGATAAGAGACGACCGGTATACGATAATGAAATCAGCGATATTCACGACATTGTCGATCGGGCAGAATGCCTTTTTGTTTTGTTACTTGAGCAATTTGATGGAAAAGTAGCCCTGCTTTATGACAACATTGAATCCGTTCAGGACCCTCTCACGTGCGCTATTACCGATAGAGATTTACAACGACTGATCGATTTGTCGCTTTCGATGCAGGAAGATGGTCTGCATGTCCTCCTCACCTCGCGATGGGCACTGCCGGAGTGGAAAGAGCCGGTTCATCCGCTTGGAAAACCGGTCTACCGTGACTTCCTTGCCGTAGCCCAGCAGCAGAAACTGCCAAAGAGCTTTCTCAGGGAGTCGAAACGGTTACGAAAAGCCTATGATGTACTGAACGGTAACTACCGGGCACTGGAGTTCTTTTCGGCTGCATTGCAGAATATGGATGCCGGTGAAGAAGAGGTATTTCTTCAGCAGTTGCAAAAAGCAGAAGCTGAAATCCAGGTTGACATGGCGCTCGAAAAGGTGTGGCGTCACAGAACAGCGGAGGAACAGGAGCTGCTCAGACGCATGACTGCTTTTGAGGTGCCTGTAGCTCTGGAGGGAGTGCAGAAAATCGCCATGCTCGATCCACAGCAACCTGTCGAAGCCATGGAAACACTGCTCTCGGTATCGCTGATCGAGCGGTACTATAATCCTAAATGGAAAACCGATGAGTTTCTGGTGTCATCCCTCGTGCGAAGCTGGCTGGAAAAACAGGGGGTAGCGAAACCCGAACAGGAGCTGCTGCAACAAGCAGCAACGTATCACGAATGGCTGCTTGAGTACGAACGAAACACGCTCGACCAGGCAATCACTACCCATACGGCGCTCATGAGCGCAGGTATGGACGAAAAGGCTCATCGCATAACGCTTGACTGGATTGTTGGGCCGATGAACATGGCAGGGATGTACCAGACCCTGCTGCAGACATGGCTGCTTCCAGCCTGTAACTCCGCTGATCAGCAAACTCTGGCAGAAGCTTTGGGGCAGACCGGCAAACAGTATCACCATGTCGGGGAGTATGACACGGCGCTGGAGTACCTCAAACGCTCCCTTGCGATATGCGAGGAGATCGGTGACAAAAAGGGTGAAGGCGCCACGCTCAATAATATCTCGCAGATATATGATGCCCGAGGGGAGTATGACACGGCGCTGGAGTACCTCAAACGCTCCCTTGCGATCAGACAGGAGATCGGCGACAAACAGGGCGAAGGTGTCACGCTGAATAATATTTCGCAGATATATCATGCCCGAGGGGAGTATGACTCGGCGCTGGAGTACCTCAAGCGCTCCCTTGCAATCAGGCAGGAGATCGGCGACAAACAGGGCGAAGGCACCACGCTCAATAATCTTTCGGGAATATATCATGCCCGAGGGGAGTATGACTCGGCGCTGGAGTACCTCAAGCGCTCCCTTGCAATCAGGCAGGAGATCGGCGACAAACAGGGCGAAGGCGCCACGCTCAATAATATTTCGCTGATATATAGAGTCCGAGGGGAGTATGACTCGGCTTTGGAGTACCTCAAGCGCTCCCTTGCGATTCAGCAGGAGATCGGCGACAAACAGGGAGAAGGCACCACGCTCAATAATATTTCACTGATATATCATGCCCGAGGTGACTATGAGACGGCGCTGGAGTACCTCAAGCGCTCCCTTGCGATCAGGCAGGAGATCGGCGACAGTTCGGGGTTATGTGCAACACTGTTCAACATGGGTCATATCTATTATCAAAATAAAGATCTATCGAATGCGGTATTATCGTGGGTAAAGGTTTACAGGATAGCGAGTAACATCAATCTGGCGCAAGCCTTGCAGGCACTGGCAGCTCTTGCGCCTCGACATGGATTGCCTGAAGGACTTGAGGGGTGGGAGATGCTGGCGAAGCAGATGGATGAGCAACAGAAACAATCATAA
- a CDS encoding nucleotidyl transferase AbiEii/AbiGii toxin family protein — protein MEKVIYALSLVEQLAKTDLSFTFKGGTSLLLILPEPQRFSIDVDIVTTESKGKIEAVLTGICSGGIFSKFELDERRSYKPGIPKAHYKLIFFSQWDNKELWILLDILFEEHGYPSLVQAPIINEWIVTDDPLVTVHIPSVDSITGDKLTAFAPNTVGIRFRVEDANGGITEKQMEVMKQLFDIGILFDRISNLDHLKQSFTTTVQKEISYRGEANITIEAVLNDIINTSLMIGSLGKFFDPKGEFQHIAKGLTQLKSYIYNGAFRPDDAVLASSKAAYLAAMILTGYDGEIKRWQPRDDITKYSIAPVEYQFLNKRRNVAGAPLFYWYQTLGLLGKL, from the coding sequence ATGGAAAAGGTCATTTATGCCCTTTCTTTGGTCGAGCAGTTGGCGAAAACCGACCTTTCTTTTACCTTCAAAGGCGGCACAAGTCTCCTTCTTATTTTACCGGAACCCCAACGGTTCTCCATTGATGTAGATATTGTTACCACCGAAAGCAAGGGAAAAATCGAAGCCGTTTTAACCGGCATTTGTTCGGGAGGTATATTCAGTAAATTCGAATTAGACGAGCGGAGAAGCTATAAACCCGGCATACCCAAAGCTCACTACAAACTCATTTTCTTTTCGCAGTGGGACAACAAAGAGCTATGGATCTTGCTGGATATTCTGTTTGAAGAGCATGGCTACCCATCCTTGGTGCAAGCACCGATTATAAACGAATGGATTGTAACAGACGACCCTCTGGTTACCGTTCATATACCTTCCGTTGATTCCATCACAGGTGATAAACTCACCGCTTTTGCTCCCAATACCGTTGGTATTCGATTCAGAGTTGAGGATGCCAACGGTGGCATTACCGAAAAACAAATGGAAGTCATGAAGCAACTCTTCGACATTGGCATTTTGTTCGACAGGATATCCAATCTCGATCATCTCAAGCAGTCCTTTACCACAACAGTACAAAAAGAGATTTCCTACAGGGGAGAGGCAAACATTACAATCGAAGCAGTGTTGAACGACATTATCAACACCTCATTGATGATTGGATCACTGGGCAAATTCTTTGATCCAAAGGGAGAGTTTCAGCACATAGCAAAAGGCCTGACGCAATTAAAATCCTACATCTACAATGGAGCATTCCGTCCTGATGATGCGGTATTGGCATCTTCCAAAGCGGCTTATCTGGCGGCTATGATCCTGACAGGTTATGATGGAGAAATAAAACGATGGCAGCCTCGCGATGATATTACGAAGTACAGCATAGCTCCTGTAGAGTACCAATTTCTCAATAAACGAAGAAACGTTGCTGGAGCACCCTTATTCTATTGGTATCAAACGTTGGGCTTATTGGGGAAATTATAA
- a CDS encoding helix-turn-helix domain-containing protein, with protein sequence MSKAGSKLIKSAQQALAYARGEATEGFVAYVPDEVDVKAIRQSLGLTQPEFSLRFGFDVRAVQDWEQKRRQPARAARVLLKVIAREPEAVQRALAQ encoded by the coding sequence ATGTCAAAAGCAGGAAGTAAACTGATCAAATCAGCACAGCAAGCGCTTGCGTATGCGCGTGGTGAGGCAACAGAGGGTTTTGTTGCTTATGTCCCGGATGAAGTTGATGTCAAAGCAATCCGGCAGAGCCTGGGCCTGACGCAACCGGAATTTTCCCTTCGTTTCGGTTTCGATGTTCGGGCTGTACAGGACTGGGAACAAAAACGTCGTCAGCCTGCCCGTGCCGCAAGGGTATTGCTGAAAGTCATTGCTCGTGAACCCGAAGCAGTCCAGAGAGCCTTGGCTCAATAA
- a CDS encoding CpXC domain-containing protein, translating to MTEQYVRQPIRCWKCKKVFTLLIDTAGNPELSRTCPYCGASFHINLAQYPTTVTTVVRNIGDPQPQEITVFVLPEIIETEQPDNL from the coding sequence ATGACAGAGCAATATGTCCGACAGCCCATTCGATGCTGGAAGTGTAAAAAGGTGTTCACCCTGCTTATCGATACCGCAGGCAATCCTGAACTATCGCGGACCTGCCCGTACTGTGGAGCATCGTTCCATATCAACCTTGCACAATACCCAACAACCGTCACAACCGTGGTTCGAAACATTGGCGATCCCCAGCCTCAGGAAATCACCGTTTTTGTGCTTCCGGAGATCATCGAGACTGAGCAACCCGATAATTTGTAG
- a CDS encoding type IV toxin-antitoxin system AbiEi family antitoxin: MTTNNRIKLKSTLANHTQGTVDLASWLEQLGISHDLQKHYRKSGWMESIGTGALKRPGEEVTWQGALYTLQTQAKLPLHAGALTALALQGFAHYLRFGKQTVYLFSPIKTRLPAWFRKYDWPQLIVHERTSFLPDDIGITDLLLPFFSIRISSAERAILECLYLSPDTLNLVECYQIMEGLTTLRPRVVQDLLEQCRSIRVKRLFLYMAEKAGHEWHKRLDHAKLDLGKGARSIVKGGVYVKKYALNLPEELIKL; this comes from the coding sequence ATGACTACTAATAATAGAATAAAATTAAAGTCAACACTGGCCAACCACACCCAGGGCACTGTTGATCTGGCATCATGGCTTGAGCAACTTGGTATATCCCATGACCTCCAGAAACATTACCGCAAAAGCGGCTGGATGGAATCCATTGGCACCGGTGCGCTGAAACGGCCCGGTGAAGAGGTGACATGGCAAGGGGCACTCTATACCCTGCAAACGCAAGCCAAGCTACCGCTTCATGCCGGGGCGCTCACGGCCCTTGCTTTGCAGGGTTTTGCTCATTATCTGCGTTTTGGCAAACAGACCGTCTATTTATTTTCTCCCATCAAAACACGTTTGCCAGCATGGTTCAGAAAATATGACTGGCCGCAACTGATCGTCCATGAAAGAACATCATTCCTGCCAGACGACATCGGTATAACCGATCTGCTGTTACCCTTTTTTTCCATACGCATATCTTCAGCGGAGCGGGCAATTCTCGAATGTCTGTACCTTTCTCCGGATACCCTGAATCTGGTGGAGTGCTATCAGATCATGGAAGGCTTGACAACACTTCGCCCACGAGTAGTGCAGGATCTTCTTGAGCAATGCCGTTCAATCAGGGTAAAACGCCTTTTTCTCTACATGGCCGAAAAAGCAGGACATGAGTGGCATAAGCGCCTTGATCACGCGAAACTTGATCTCGGAAAAGGAGCAAGAAGTATCGTTAAAGGCGGCGTTTATGTTAAAAAATATGCTCTCAACCTGCCAGAGGAGCTGATAAAGTTATGA
- a CDS encoding ATP-binding protein: protein MNKPSHYSRLIEMRIAEALSDTPVVLVAGPRQAGKTTLVRQMAIEGMRYLTLDDELTLLSARNDPVGMIRSLDRAVIDEIQRAPQLLLAIKKSVDDDRRPGRFLLTGSANVMALPAVADSLAGRMETLTLLPLSQSELHGSTANWIDAAFAGRLLKVTMPVTGEELVEIVLRGGYPEAISRTDVRRRTVWVRQYLNAIIQRDVRDVASIDKLDQLPRFLRILAEISGQMCNYTNLGSQVGLDSKTASRYTGVLEQMYLLKRIEVWARNRLKRIIKTPKLQFIDAGLLATLLDLGATEVQQDRSRFGKILETFVYGELLKHSSTAEDDYKLLYYRDFDMFEVDVVIENASGQLIGVEVKASATVNAGDLRGLKKLASVAGDLFKMGILLYDGTETMPLGDGMWAVPLSTLWGQ, encoded by the coding sequence ATGAATAAGCCTTCTCACTACTCTCGCCTGATTGAAATGCGCATTGCTGAAGCGCTGTCCGACACTCCCGTTGTTTTGGTTGCAGGGCCGCGGCAGGCAGGCAAAACAACCCTGGTGCGACAAATGGCAATCGAAGGGATGCGCTATCTTACACTTGATGACGAATTGACGTTGTTGTCTGCCAGAAATGATCCTGTAGGGATGATTCGCAGCCTTGATCGTGCTGTCATTGATGAAATCCAGCGTGCGCCTCAACTGCTGCTGGCCATAAAAAAGAGTGTTGATGATGATCGGCGCCCCGGGCGCTTCTTGCTGACCGGATCGGCGAACGTGATGGCACTTCCTGCGGTAGCGGATTCTCTGGCTGGTCGTATGGAGACGCTCACGTTGCTGCCGCTGTCACAAAGCGAGTTGCATGGGAGTACTGCGAATTGGATTGATGCGGCATTTGCAGGCAGGCTGCTCAAGGTAACCATGCCGGTGACAGGAGAGGAATTGGTTGAAATTGTTTTGCGGGGCGGCTATCCTGAAGCAATTTCCCGCACTGATGTACGAAGGCGAACGGTGTGGGTGCGCCAGTACCTTAATGCCATCATTCAACGCGATGTTCGCGATGTGGCCAGTATTGACAAGCTCGATCAATTGCCAAGGTTTTTGCGCATTCTGGCTGAAATATCAGGTCAGATGTGTAATTACACCAATCTTGGTAGTCAGGTCGGTCTGGACAGCAAGACGGCTTCACGCTATACAGGAGTGCTGGAACAGATGTATTTGCTCAAGCGCATTGAGGTCTGGGCCAGGAATCGACTCAAGCGTATTATCAAAACCCCCAAGCTGCAGTTTATTGATGCGGGTTTGCTTGCCACATTGCTTGATCTTGGCGCAACCGAAGTGCAGCAGGATCGAAGCCGGTTTGGCAAAATTTTGGAAACTTTCGTCTATGGTGAACTGCTCAAGCACAGTTCTACGGCGGAAGACGACTATAAACTGCTCTACTACCGTGACTTTGACATGTTTGAAGTGGATGTCGTGATCGAAAACGCTTCCGGCCAACTGATTGGTGTTGAGGTAAAAGCCTCTGCAACCGTGAATGCTGGTGATTTGCGAGGTCTGAAAAAGCTGGCAAGTGTTGCTGGCGACCTCTTCAAAATGGGTATTTTGCTTTATGATGGAACGGAAACCATGCCACTGGGTGATGGCATGTGGGCAGTTCCATTATCGACGTTATGGGGCCAATAA